Sequence from the Hamadaea flava genome:
ATCGCGGTGACCGGGCCGCCCGCGCCGCAGGGCCGAGCCACCGCGCGGCCGGACTGAACCGCGCCTTGACCTTCCTGCAGCAGGAAGGTCTACCGTCGCGTCATGCGGCTGCTGACGATCGGGCAGGCGGCGCGCCTGGCCGGCGTGACCGCCATGGCGCTGCGGCACTACGACGCCATCGGGCTGCTGCGGCCCGCGGTGGTCGATCCCGCGACCGGCTATCGCCGGTACGAGCAGGATCAGGTGGACCAGGCCCGCCGGATCCGCCAGCTCCGCGCGCTCGACCTTCCGTTAGATGTTGTACGCCGACTGCTCGAGTCCGACCTCGACACCGTCCGGGAAGCACTCCGGCAACACCGCACACGGGTGGATGCACGGATCACCCGCCTGCGCGGCGTACTGCACGCGATTGATCATGCTCTGACCGATGACGGAGAACCGACGATGACGACCCCCGAATACGCCGACGAGGCCGACCAGCACCGGCACTTCGCCAAGACGCTGTTCAACGAGGTGTGGCGGTTGATGGAAAAGGAGGACCGCTCCCCCGCCGACGACGCTTGGATGATTCACATGGCGCACGCGTCTGCCTACCACTGGCTCGAGGTCGGTACGCCGGAGAACGTCGCGCGCAGCCACTGGCAGTGTTCCCGCGTCTACACCGTCGTCGGGCGGGCCGAGCCGGCGCTGTATCACGCCCATCTCGTGCTGGAGACCTGTCGCGCCAACGGCATCGGGGACTGGGACTTGGCCTTCGCTTACGAGGCACTGAGTCGTGCGTACACGTTGGCTGGCGAGAAGGAGCAGGCGCGGAGCTGGCTGGAGCGCGCGCGGCTGGCCGCCGACGAGATCGCGGCCGACGACGACCGCGAGCTGTTGCTCGCGGACCTGGCGACGATCTTGGTGTAGCCGAAACGGGGCTGCTTGACCGCCGGGCTGGGCCATATGATCTCCGCCGTGATCACGACCGCCCTGGCTCGGCTGATGCCGCTGAAGACCGATCCCGTGGACCAGTACCCTCAGCTGGTCCCGCTGCAGAAGGCCGTGAAGGCGGCCGACTGGACCGGCGTCGCCTCCTATTTCGCCGGCTTGCCCGCACGGTCGGATAAGACGCAGGCAGTCAGCCTCGTGTCGGCGACCGCGGGGGCGGAGAAGTTCCTGCAGCGTGCGGTCGACACCGAACGCGATTCGGCGCTGGCCCGGACGCTGCTCGGTGCCCGTTTCATCGACATCGGCTGGAAGGCCCGTAGCGCCGTCTACGCCATGCATGTCAAGCAGGCGCAGTGGCAGATCTTCTTCGACTACCTGCAGCGGGCGGAGCGGCTGCTCGCCGACGCGACGGCGATCGACCCCACCGAAGCGGCGGCCTGGACTCAGCGCATCGTGACGGCCCGCGGTCTGAGCCTCGGCATCGACGAGGCGCGGCGGCGGTATGAGAAGGCCGCCGAGCACTCCGACGCCCCGTACACCGCGCAGCGGCAGCTCATTCAGAACCTGTGCCCGAAGTGGGGTGGCTCGACCGCCGAACTGCACACGTTCGCCGGTGAATGCCTGGCGTCGGGCAAGCCGGGGACGCTGGCCGGGGCCATCGTGGCCGACGCCCACGTGGAGCATGCGATCACCAACGAGTACGTCCGGGATGCTGTGCTGTACCTCGGCAAGCCCGATGTCGTGAAATCGGTGACCGCGGCCGCTGCGCAGACCGTGCTGCACCCGGATTTCCAGCCGGGCTTCGGCTCGGTGGGCGCACATTCGGTTTTCGCCTTCGCCTTGCACACCGGCGGCAGCCGGCACGCGGAGCCGCATTTCGCCGCGCTCGGCAACCGTGCCGGTTCCTACCCGTGGGACATGCTGCACCAGGATTGGAAGAAGGCGTTCCGGCAGGCGTCGCGATCGGCGCGGTCCTGGTGAACACGACGCGCGTGCTTGAGGTTGACGGAGTGCCGGTGCTGCTCGCGCCGACGCCTGGTCCGATGCGGGCCGGTTTGGTCTTCCGAGTGGGCCGGGCCGATGAGACGCTGGCAACGGCCGGCGTGACGCACCTGGTGGAGCATCTGGCGCTGCACCGGCTGGGGGTGACCGACTTTCACTACAACGGGATGACGGGCACGACCGCGACCCAGTTCGTCACCCAGGGCACGTCGGAGTCCGTGGCACGGTTCCTGACCGGGGTGTGCGCGAACCTGCGGGACCTGCCGTTGGATCGGCTCGCCACGGAGAAGAACCTGATCCGCACCGAGGCCGCTGGCCGCCCCGACGGAGTCAACGAGCACATGCCGCTGTGGCGTCACGGCGCTCGCGACTACGGCCTGGTCAGCTTCCCGGAATGGGGCATGCACACCCTGACGGCCGAGCAGGTCACCGCGTCGGTCCGGGAGCGTTTCACCCGGCAGAACGCGGTCTTGTGGATCGCCGGTGCGCAGATTCCCGATGGTCTGCGCCTCGATCTGCGCGACGGCCGCCGATGGGAGCTGCCGGAGCCGTCTTCGGCGTTGCCGGTGACACCTGCGGTCTT
This genomic interval carries:
- a CDS encoding MerR family transcriptional regulator, whose amino-acid sequence is MRLLTIGQAARLAGVTAMALRHYDAIGLLRPAVVDPATGYRRYEQDQVDQARRIRQLRALDLPLDVVRRLLESDLDTVREALRQHRTRVDARITRLRGVLHAIDHALTDDGEPTMTTPEYADEADQHRHFAKTLFNEVWRLMEKEDRSPADDAWMIHMAHASAYHWLEVGTPENVARSHWQCSRVYTVVGRAEPALYHAHLVLETCRANGIGDWDLAFAYEALSRAYTLAGEKEQARSWLERARLAADEIAADDDRELLLADLATILV